The following proteins come from a genomic window of Coregonus clupeaformis isolate EN_2021a chromosome 2, ASM2061545v1, whole genome shotgun sequence:
- the LOC121531955 gene encoding acidic fibroblast growth factor intracellular-binding protein B isoform X2, protein MSVELDVFVGNTTIMDEEVYQFWLDGYTVNDAVKVRMEGGVLEECEASAEVLRSDTMDQYRTFQMCERLLHSPAKLANQLLFQIPPHRQAMLIERYYMFDGVFVREVLGKKLSKGTKKDLDDVSAKTGVTLKSCRRQFDNFKRVFKVVEELKGPLVENIRKHFLLSDKLGRDYAAIVFFANNRFETGKKKLHYLTFQDFAFCAGELISNWTVGALDNMVEDMDVDLEKEFLQDLKELKILITDKDLLDQHKSLVCTALRGKTKAFNEMEANFKNLSRGLVNIAAKLTNTKDVRDFFIDLVEKFIEPCRSDKWTAGDMRLYLTHYTNSAHILDTFKHQVAWDRYMGVIKSCLLQMYHD, encoded by the exons ATGTCAGTGGAACTCGATGTCTTTGTGGGTAACACCACCATTATGGATGAGGAAGTCTATCAGTTCTGGCTGGATGGCTATACAG TGAACGATGCGGTGAAGGTTCGTATGGAGGGAGGGGTATTGGAGGAGTGTGAGGCCAGTGCTGAGGTTCTGCGCAGTGACACAATGGACCAGTACAGAACCTTCCAGATGTGTGAGCGCCTCCTGCACAGCCCCGCCAAACTGGCCAATCAGCTGCTGTTCCAGATCCCACCCCATCGCCAGGCCATGCTCATAGAGAG GTACTATATGTTCGATGGCGTGTTTGTACGAGAGGTCCTTGGGAAGAAACTCTCGAAGGGGACCAAGAAGGACCTGGATGATGTCAGTGCAAAGACTGGTGTCACACTGAAGAGCTGCAGGAGGCAG TTTGATAACTTCAAGCGTGTATTCAAAGTTGTGGAGGAACTGAAGGGACCCCTGGTGGAGAACATTCGTAAGCACTTCCTTCTCTCTGACAAGCTGGGCAG GGATTACGCTGCCATTGTTTTCTTTGCCAACAATCGCTTTGAGACGGGGAAGAAGAAGCTGCATTATCTTACTTTCCAGGACTTTGCCTTCTGTGCAGGGGAGCTCATCAGCAACTGGACcgtgggagcattgg ATAACATGGTGGAAGACATGGACGTGGATCTTGAGAAGGAGTTCTTACAAGATCTAAAAGAACTGAAGATTTTAATCACTGACAAGGATCTGCTGGACCAGCACAAGAG TTTGGTGTGCACGGCTCTCCGGGGGAAGACCAAAGCATTTAATGAGATGGAAGCCAACTTCAAG AATCTCTCAAGAGGCCTTGTCAACATTGCTGCAAAATTAACCAACACAAAAGACGTCAGAGATTTCTTTATTGATCTGGTGGAAAAG tttatTGAGCCGTGTCGGTCAGACAAATGGACAGCAGGAGACATGAGGCTCTACCTCACTCACTACACTAACTCTGCTCACATACTAGACACATTCAA aCACCAGGTAGCGTGGGACAGGTATATGGGAGTGATCAAAAGCTGCCTCCTCCAAATGTACCATGACTGA
- the LOC121531955 gene encoding acidic fibroblast growth factor intracellular-binding protein B isoform X1 has protein sequence MALYRDWGSRGWNQGEMSVELDVFVGNTTIMDEEVYQFWLDGYTVNDAVKVRMEGGVLEECEASAEVLRSDTMDQYRTFQMCERLLHSPAKLANQLLFQIPPHRQAMLIERYYMFDGVFVREVLGKKLSKGTKKDLDDVSAKTGVTLKSCRRQFDNFKRVFKVVEELKGPLVENIRKHFLLSDKLGRDYAAIVFFANNRFETGKKKLHYLTFQDFAFCAGELISNWTVGALDNMVEDMDVDLEKEFLQDLKELKILITDKDLLDQHKSLVCTALRGKTKAFNEMEANFKNLSRGLVNIAAKLTNTKDVRDFFIDLVEKFIEPCRSDKWTAGDMRLYLTHYTNSAHILDTFKHQVAWDRYMGVIKSCLLQMYHD, from the exons ATGTCAGTGGAACTCGATGTCTTTGTGGGTAACACCACCATTATGGATGAGGAAGTCTATCAGTTCTGGCTGGATGGCTATACAG TGAACGATGCGGTGAAGGTTCGTATGGAGGGAGGGGTATTGGAGGAGTGTGAGGCCAGTGCTGAGGTTCTGCGCAGTGACACAATGGACCAGTACAGAACCTTCCAGATGTGTGAGCGCCTCCTGCACAGCCCCGCCAAACTGGCCAATCAGCTGCTGTTCCAGATCCCACCCCATCGCCAGGCCATGCTCATAGAGAG GTACTATATGTTCGATGGCGTGTTTGTACGAGAGGTCCTTGGGAAGAAACTCTCGAAGGGGACCAAGAAGGACCTGGATGATGTCAGTGCAAAGACTGGTGTCACACTGAAGAGCTGCAGGAGGCAG TTTGATAACTTCAAGCGTGTATTCAAAGTTGTGGAGGAACTGAAGGGACCCCTGGTGGAGAACATTCGTAAGCACTTCCTTCTCTCTGACAAGCTGGGCAG GGATTACGCTGCCATTGTTTTCTTTGCCAACAATCGCTTTGAGACGGGGAAGAAGAAGCTGCATTATCTTACTTTCCAGGACTTTGCCTTCTGTGCAGGGGAGCTCATCAGCAACTGGACcgtgggagcattgg ATAACATGGTGGAAGACATGGACGTGGATCTTGAGAAGGAGTTCTTACAAGATCTAAAAGAACTGAAGATTTTAATCACTGACAAGGATCTGCTGGACCAGCACAAGAG TTTGGTGTGCACGGCTCTCCGGGGGAAGACCAAAGCATTTAATGAGATGGAAGCCAACTTCAAG AATCTCTCAAGAGGCCTTGTCAACATTGCTGCAAAATTAACCAACACAAAAGACGTCAGAGATTTCTTTATTGATCTGGTGGAAAAG tttatTGAGCCGTGTCGGTCAGACAAATGGACAGCAGGAGACATGAGGCTCTACCTCACTCACTACACTAACTCTGCTCACATACTAGACACATTCAA aCACCAGGTAGCGTGGGACAGGTATATGGGAGTGATCAAAAGCTGCCTCCTCCAAATGTACCATGACTGA